One window of the Clostridium sp. MB40-C1 genome contains the following:
- a CDS encoding GH36-type glycosyl hydrolase domain-containing protein produces the protein MHYILLVIAIVIIVLEYILFYKNSEKDENILYDFPVIDINKEELDKHALDISNNYSNEKRASSRRKLIKSLDKSYENIIKGYEYIEDNAKYKKDVPPAAEWLLDNLYLIEKEYKHIKYNMPNKYYKHLPVISKGMMKGYPRIYHIAVELVSHTDGRIDEDTVERFIKAYQSNTILSSGELWALPIMLRIALIQNIGNITQNIVFSQEEKRRADHISNRLIDALGENRIEEEMENLVKEDVKFTVHFTERLLKILRDNGIDTQSVYEWIDGKLEIEETDTEKVINLEHQKQAKFQFSIGNSINSIREIEALNWRESFEKLSIVENILRKDPSQIYHKMDFESRDYYRHMIEILAKKIKKPESFIAKKAIECAEEAEKIEGEEYRKHVGYYIFDDGLECLKKKAEFHRKGMNTSKENIKKHAVSYYIGTIVFFTIIIMAIFISLSYFNDSDRQLWRYIIAAIVLLIPCSEITMSILNWSINHLSDPDFIPKLELTNGIGDKNRTIVVIPTIINNSKKAKELVENMEVYFLANSDENLYFALLSDFKDGKSKEEEGDKEIVETALREIKKLNKKYAQNREDIFYFFSRYRQYNEKEGIWLGWERKRGKLMEFNKLIRGDKNTSYDVISSDIKELKKAKYIITLDSDTVLPRDSARKLIGAMAHVLNVPHIEKNRKRVYRGYGLMQPRIGVSTLSANKTLFSKIFSGETGIDTYTTAVSDVYQDLFKEGIFTGKGIYHIDNFNYMIGEEIPENSILSHDLIEGEYTRCALVTDVQLIDGYPAYYNASSKRLHRWVRGDWQLLPWFKNKESLKTLSKFKMLDNLRRSLIAPSIIILMALSFNVLPDGTDKWIIAAILALITPLLFDVSETVTSPVRGLNLSGQINNRKIALEQVFLIFCFLPYRAYLMVDAIVRTLYRLYISKKNLLEWQTADDAEAKSGKKIKDYVTSMWQGSLISVVILILAFLKSLSSGLFMMPSCILWFISPYIAYYISKEFKVRSENFTDEEEKILRRMSRKIWAYFEDFVTEEENWLAPDNFQEDPSNGIASRTSPTNIAMGLTSNLVAYDLGYIGIKENIQRLKNILDGMDKLSKYGGHFYNWYDTRTLEPLYPKYISTVDSGNLIGYLWLLSENLQQYKNMPLVNMSMISGIKDTIYLANEELEEVSQLKNFYKEYIKQIETTKFNISFWKEFLLSILNKITQLENSDKSNKLYWNGKLKHFVNMALEEIREFLPWADFIDAKNDETEELYRSLNSLSSKTALNNFQCEVDKVLKTYSKLKKETGILLKNSKDKVQKLLLDIDDIRKRVNTIIKDTDFRMLYDKKRGLFSIGYDIEKDSIGKSYYDLLASEARQASFVAIAKGDVDQKHWFNLGRAMTVMGRSKGLVSWSGTMFEYLMPLLIMKSYPDTLLDVTYKSVIEGQKRYCRRKSVPWGISESAFRSFDVSKNYQYKAFGVPGIGLKRGLKNELVISPYSTLMALQVDLRSSLENIKRLISEGLEGRYGLYEAIDYTKERIPKDNKKPIVKCFMVHHEGMSLMALDNVLNNNILQERFHNISEVKATELLLQEKVPNRIIYEREHKFEASDTNYDKQNVISRKYNTAKTIIPEVHLLSNGSYSLMVSNSGSGYGKKEDMTVYRWKEDVTLDSSGMFFYIKDVKRNEYFSAAYEPCKTEGDRYEVVFSLDKAEFKREDKEFSTYMEIAVSSEEDAELRRISITNHGGEEKIIEITSYCEITLAPLNADIVHPAFSNLFIRTEFVSNPECIIGNRRPRAKGQKKPFVVQTVIVEGNEIGNIQYETSRVNFIGRGKNLSSPNAMEGDTPLQNTTGAVLDPIISMRKRIKIEPGKTCVIAYTTAVTDSRENAIEISSKYRDINNVNRVFELALTQNTVDMQYLSIKSPQANLYQVMASRILFLSPLCEKRAQYIMNVKRGQQDLWKYGISGDLPIVLVVIKEEKHKEAVRQMLNAHEFWSIKGLKVDLVILNLQETAYTQPLQDAIRDIIATSHARDKQNKPGGIFLYNKATMEKEDIELLLAISRLVIEGDNGLVVSQVKLDCKENIDIEKLTVLEKEYKYKPYKFPMNKLEYFNEFGGFDLEKDEYVISIKGEKNTPAPWINVIANKNFGFHVSENGSAYTWYKNSRENKITTWSNDWISDPASEIAYLRDEETGDVWTITPKPIRDDEEYIIEHGFGYSNFKHYCNGIIGEMTMFVPKEESVKLCKVVLKNNSDEDRHLSLTYYAQVVLGVVPQHTYTHVITSINKDKKYIWAQNPYSQNFGELYAYLKIVGGEEENFTGDRKEFIGRGNSIENPEALKSVSLSNTSGGGYDPCLCENTKFTIKQGEEKTLLILLGEDDSIKKVEEVITKYENISNTENELKNVKEYWKNLLHTIKVKTPNKPMDILLNGWLLYQTIVCRIWARSAFYQSGGAYGFRDQLQDMMAVAYVDPLMTREHIIYSASRQFLEGDVQHWWHPGVDSGIRTRFSDDLLWLPYVTADYINRTGDYSILDEEAYYLEDRPLDEGEDERYTISKRSDIKGSIYEHCIKAIERGLKFGPHNIPLMGSGDWNDGMSEVGNKGKGESVWLGWFLYSILDNFKDICKWKEDSSRAEKYTEMKEFIRENLEENAWDGSWYRRAYFDDGTPLGSIENDECQIDSLSQSWAIISKAGNENRVKDAMNALEKYLIKEDIGMVFLLTPPFDNGREEPGYIKGYVPGVRENGGQYTHASTWVVLAMTELGYGDKALKVYNMLNPINHTKSYYECERYKVEPYVMTADVYGREPHVGRGGWSWYTGTSGWMYRVAIEGILGLKFKGEKGFTVEPCIPNDWKEFEIEYTKGKCKYTIKVIKGISNKIKIDGKELLDKVIPYFESGTYEVEVTIE, from the coding sequence ATGCATTATATTTTACTAGTTATAGCTATAGTAATAATTGTATTAGAGTATATTTTGTTTTATAAAAATAGCGAAAAAGATGAAAATATTTTATATGATTTTCCAGTTATAGATATAAATAAAGAAGAACTTGATAAACATGCCTTAGATATATCAAACAATTATTCTAATGAAAAAAGAGCAAGTTCTAGAAGAAAACTTATTAAAAGTCTAGATAAAAGCTATGAAAATATTATAAAGGGATATGAATACATAGAGGATAATGCAAAATATAAAAAAGATGTACCACCTGCTGCTGAATGGCTTTTAGATAATTTGTACCTTATAGAAAAAGAATATAAACATATCAAGTATAATATGCCAAATAAGTATTATAAACATTTGCCTGTTATTAGTAAAGGAATGATGAAGGGGTATCCAAGGATATATCACATTGCTGTTGAGTTAGTATCTCATACAGATGGAAGAATAGATGAAGATACTGTTGAAAGATTTATAAAAGCATATCAGAGCAATACTATTTTATCTAGCGGAGAATTATGGGCTTTACCAATAATGCTTAGAATAGCATTAATACAGAACATAGGAAATATAACACAAAATATTGTTTTTTCTCAAGAAGAAAAAAGAAGAGCAGATCATATTTCAAATAGGTTAATAGATGCTTTAGGAGAGAATAGAATTGAAGAAGAAATGGAGAATTTGGTTAAGGAAGATGTAAAATTCACAGTTCATTTTACTGAAAGATTATTGAAAATTTTAAGAGATAATGGTATTGATACTCAATCTGTATATGAGTGGATAGATGGGAAGCTAGAAATTGAAGAAACGGATACAGAAAAGGTGATAAATTTAGAACACCAAAAGCAAGCTAAATTTCAATTTTCTATAGGAAATTCTATTAATTCTATTAGAGAAATAGAAGCGTTAAACTGGAGAGAAAGTTTTGAAAAACTTAGTATTGTAGAGAATATATTAAGAAAAGATCCTTCACAAATTTACCATAAAATGGATTTTGAGTCTAGAGATTATTATAGACATATGATAGAAATATTGGCTAAAAAAATAAAAAAGCCAGAATCATTTATAGCAAAGAAAGCTATTGAATGTGCTGAAGAGGCAGAAAAAATAGAGGGAGAAGAATATAGAAAGCATGTAGGATACTATATTTTTGATGATGGATTAGAATGTTTAAAGAAGAAGGCAGAATTTCATAGAAAAGGAATGAATACATCTAAAGAAAATATTAAAAAACATGCTGTTTCATACTATATAGGTACAATAGTTTTTTTCACTATTATTATAATGGCTATATTTATATCTCTTAGTTATTTCAATGATTCTGATAGGCAACTTTGGAGATACATCATAGCAGCTATAGTTCTTTTAATACCATGTAGTGAAATTACTATGTCAATTTTGAATTGGAGTATTAATCATTTAAGTGATCCTGATTTTATTCCTAAATTAGAATTAACAAATGGAATAGGAGATAAAAATAGGACTATAGTTGTTATTCCTACAATAATAAATAATTCTAAAAAGGCTAAAGAATTAGTAGAAAATATGGAAGTTTATTTTTTGGCTAATTCTGATGAAAATTTATATTTTGCTCTCTTAAGTGATTTTAAGGATGGTAAAAGCAAAGAAGAAGAGGGAGATAAAGAAATAGTTGAAACTGCTTTAAGAGAGATAAAGAAATTAAATAAAAAATATGCCCAAAACAGAGAAGATATATTTTATTTTTTTAGCAGATATAGACAATATAATGAAAAAGAAGGAATATGGCTTGGCTGGGAAAGAAAACGTGGAAAGCTTATGGAGTTTAACAAGCTTATAAGAGGTGACAAAAACACAAGCTATGATGTAATTAGTAGTGATATAAAAGAACTAAAAAAGGCGAAATACATTATTACATTGGATTCTGATACTGTTCTTCCAAGAGATAGTGCAAGGAAGCTAATAGGTGCAATGGCTCATGTTTTAAATGTACCTCATATAGAAAAGAATAGAAAACGTGTATATAGAGGATATGGACTAATGCAACCGAGAATAGGAGTAAGTACATTAAGTGCAAATAAAACACTATTCTCGAAAATATTTTCAGGAGAAACAGGCATAGATACATATACAACAGCAGTATCTGATGTATATCAGGATTTGTTTAAAGAAGGTATATTTACTGGAAAAGGTATATATCATATAGATAATTTTAATTATATGATTGGTGAAGAGATTCCAGAAAACTCTATATTAAGCCACGATTTAATAGAAGGTGAATACACTAGATGTGCTTTAGTTACGGATGTACAGTTAATAGATGGTTATCCAGCTTATTATAATGCCAGCTCTAAAAGACTTCATAGATGGGTTAGAGGAGATTGGCAGTTGCTTCCTTGGTTTAAAAATAAAGAGTCACTCAAAACCTTATCTAAATTTAAGATGCTCGATAATCTAAGAAGAAGTTTAATTGCACCGTCTATAATAATTTTAATGGCGTTATCATTTAATGTTTTACCTGATGGAACAGACAAATGGATAATTGCTGCTATACTAGCATTAATAACACCTTTACTTTTTGATGTTAGTGAAACAGTAACATCCCCAGTAAGGGGGCTAAATTTATCGGGACAAATAAATAATCGTAAAATAGCATTAGAACAAGTATTTCTAATATTTTGTTTCTTACCATATAGGGCATATTTGATGGTTGATGCTATAGTTAGAACTTTATATAGATTATATATAAGTAAAAAAAACCTTTTAGAATGGCAAACTGCTGATGATGCTGAGGCTAAGTCCGGGAAAAAAATAAAGGATTATGTGACCTCTATGTGGCAAGGGAGTTTAATTTCTGTAGTTATACTTATTTTAGCTTTTCTTAAGTCATTAAGTTCAGGCTTATTTATGATGCCTTCTTGTATTCTTTGGTTTATAAGTCCATATATAGCTTATTATATAAGCAAGGAATTTAAAGTTAGAAGTGAGAATTTTACAGATGAAGAAGAAAAAATATTAAGAAGAATGTCAAGAAAGATATGGGCTTATTTTGAGGATTTTGTAACTGAAGAAGAAAACTGGCTAGCACCAGATAATTTTCAGGAAGATCCTTCAAATGGGATTGCATCAAGAACATCACCTACAAACATAGCTATGGGACTTACATCAAACTTAGTAGCGTATGATTTAGGGTATATAGGTATAAAAGAGAATATTCAAAGATTAAAAAACATTTTAGATGGAATGGATAAGTTAAGTAAATATGGAGGTCATTTTTATAATTGGTATGATACTAGAACTTTAGAGCCTCTTTATCCTAAGTATATTTCAACAGTAGATAGCGGTAATTTGATAGGATATCTATGGCTTTTATCAGAAAACTTGCAGCAATATAAGAATATGCCTTTAGTAAATATGAGTATGATAAGTGGTATAAAAGATACCATTTATTTAGCTAATGAAGAATTAGAAGAGGTTTCACAATTAAAAAATTTTTATAAAGAATATATAAAACAAATTGAAACTACTAAGTTTAATATTAGTTTTTGGAAAGAGTTTCTTTTAAGCATTTTAAATAAAATTACTCAATTAGAAAATTCAGATAAAAGTAATAAGCTTTATTGGAATGGTAAGTTAAAACACTTTGTTAATATGGCGTTAGAGGAGATAAGAGAATTTTTACCATGGGCGGATTTTATAGATGCCAAAAATGATGAAACAGAAGAATTATATAGAAGTCTAAATTCTTTATCATCAAAGACTGCTCTCAATAACTTTCAGTGTGAAGTTGATAAGGTATTAAAGACTTATTCTAAATTAAAAAAAGAAACAGGAATACTATTAAAAAACAGTAAAGATAAAGTACAAAAATTATTATTAGATATTGATGATATTAGAAAAAGAGTTAATACAATAATTAAAGACACAGATTTTAGGATGCTTTATGATAAAAAAAGGGGACTATTTTCTATAGGCTATGATATTGAGAAAGATAGTATTGGAAAAAGTTATTATGATTTATTAGCTTCAGAAGCAAGGCAGGCTAGTTTTGTTGCTATAGCAAAGGGTGATGTGGATCAAAAACACTGGTTTAACCTAGGAAGAGCTATGACTGTAATGGGAAGAAGTAAAGGACTAGTTTCTTGGAGTGGAACTATGTTTGAATATTTAATGCCTTTACTTATTATGAAATCCTATCCAGATACATTGCTAGATGTAACATATAAGTCTGTAATAGAAGGTCAAAAAAGATATTGCAGAAGAAAGAGCGTACCATGGGGAATATCAGAATCAGCTTTTAGAAGTTTCGATGTAAGCAAAAATTATCAGTACAAAGCTTTTGGGGTGCCTGGAATTGGTCTAAAAAGAGGGCTTAAGAATGAGCTTGTAATATCTCCTTATTCTACACTTATGGCTTTACAAGTAGATTTAAGATCATCACTAGAGAATATAAAAAGACTTATAAGTGAAGGATTGGAAGGAAGGTATGGATTATATGAGGCTATAGACTATACTAAAGAAAGAATTCCTAAAGACAATAAAAAGCCAATAGTCAAGTGTTTTATGGTTCACCATGAAGGCATGAGTTTGATGGCTTTAGATAATGTATTAAACAATAATATTTTGCAGGAACGTTTTCATAATATTTCTGAAGTAAAGGCTACTGAACTATTACTTCAAGAAAAAGTTCCAAATAGAATAATATATGAAAGAGAACATAAATTTGAAGCATCAGATACAAATTATGATAAACAGAATGTAATATCAAGAAAATATAATACAGCAAAGACTATTATTCCAGAAGTTCATTTATTGTCTAATGGAAGTTATTCTTTAATGGTTTCAAATAGTGGAAGTGGATATGGGAAAAAAGAGGATATGACAGTTTATAGGTGGAAAGAAGATGTAACCTTAGATAGTAGCGGTATGTTCTTTTATATAAAGGATGTTAAAAGAAATGAATATTTTAGTGCAGCTTATGAACCATGTAAAACAGAAGGGGATAGATATGAAGTTGTTTTCTCATTAGACAAAGCAGAGTTTAAAAGAGAAGATAAAGAATTTTCAACTTATATGGAAATTGCAGTGTCTAGTGAAGAGGATGCTGAATTGAGAAGAATTTCTATCACAAACCATGGAGGAGAAGAGAAAATAATAGAAATAACTAGTTATTGTGAGATAACTTTAGCTCCATTGAATGCAGATATAGTTCATCCAGCTTTTAGTAATCTTTTTATTAGAACAGAATTTGTTTCAAATCCTGAGTGCATAATTGGAAATAGAAGACCAAGAGCCAAAGGACAAAAGAAACCTTTTGTAGTTCAAACTGTTATTGTAGAAGGAAATGAAATAGGAAATATACAGTATGAAACTAGTAGAGTTAACTTTATAGGAAGAGGGAAAAATTTATCATCTCCAAATGCTATGGAAGGAGATACTCCTTTGCAAAATACAACAGGAGCAGTACTTGATCCTATAATAAGTATGAGGAAGAGAATCAAAATAGAACCTGGTAAGACATGTGTAATTGCTTATACTACAGCAGTAACTGATTCAAGAGAAAATGCTATTGAAATTTCAAGTAAATATAGAGATATAAATAATGTTAATAGAGTGTTTGAACTGGCTTTAACACAAAATACAGTAGATATGCAATATTTAAGCATAAAATCTCCACAAGCTAATCTTTATCAAGTAATGGCATCTAGAATATTATTTTTAAGTCCATTATGTGAAAAGCGTGCTCAATATATAATGAATGTAAAAAGAGGGCAACAAGATTTGTGGAAATATGGAATTTCAGGAGACTTACCTATTGTTCTTGTTGTTATAAAGGAAGAGAAACATAAAGAAGCAGTAAGACAAATGTTAAATGCTCATGAATTTTGGAGTATAAAAGGGTTAAAAGTTGATTTAGTAATATTAAATTTACAAGAAACAGCTTATACTCAACCTTTACAAGATGCTATAAGAGATATTATTGCAACAAGTCATGCTAGGGATAAACAAAATAAGCCTGGTGGAATATTTTTATATAATAAAGCTACTATGGAAAAAGAAGATATTGAGTTACTGTTAGCTATTTCTAGATTAGTTATAGAAGGAGATAACGGACTTGTTGTAAGTCAGGTAAAATTAGATTGTAAAGAAAATATAGATATTGAAAAACTTACTGTTTTAGAGAAAGAATATAAATATAAACCTTACAAATTCCCTATGAATAAGCTTGAGTATTTTAATGAATTTGGTGGATTTGACTTAGAAAAAGATGAGTATGTGATAAGTATAAAAGGGGAAAAGAATACTCCTGCCCCTTGGATAAATGTTATAGCTAATAAAAATTTTGGCTTTCACGTATCTGAGAATGGATCAGCTTATACATGGTATAAAAACAGTAGAGAAAATAAAATCACAACTTGGTCAAACGATTGGATAAGTGATCCAGCTTCAGAAATAGCTTATCTAAGAGATGAGGAAACAGGAGATGTATGGACAATTACACCAAAACCTATAAGAGATGATGAGGAGTATATAATTGAGCATGGATTTGGATATTCCAATTTTAAGCATTATTGTAATGGAATAATTGGAGAAATGACTATGTTTGTTCCAAAAGAAGAGAGTGTTAAGTTATGCAAAGTTGTTTTAAAAAATAATTCTGATGAAGATAGGCATCTTTCACTAACTTACTATGCACAAGTTGTATTAGGCGTTGTACCACAACATACGTATACACATGTAATAACTTCCATAAATAAGGACAAAAAATATATTTGGGCTCAGAATCCTTATAGCCAAAATTTTGGAGAATTATATGCTTATTTAAAAATTGTAGGTGGAGAAGAAGAGAACTTTACAGGGGATAGAAAAGAGTTTATAGGAAGAGGGAACAGTATAGAAAATCCAGAAGCTTTAAAGAGCGTTTCACTTTCCAATACTTCAGGTGGAGGTTATGATCCTTGTCTTTGTGAAAATACAAAATTTACAATAAAACAGGGAGAAGAGAAAACACTTTTAATTCTTTTAGGTGAAGATGATAGTATAAAGAAAGTAGAAGAAGTAATTACAAAATATGAAAATATAAGTAATACAGAAAACGAGCTTAAGAATGTTAAAGAATATTGGAAAAATTTACTCCACACTATTAAAGTTAAGACACCTAATAAACCTATGGATATATTGTTAAATGGATGGCTTTTATATCAGACTATAGTATGTAGAATTTGGGCTAGAAGTGCTTTTTATCAATCAGGTGGTGCATATGGATTTAGAGATCAGCTTCAAGATATGATGGCAGTAGCTTACGTAGATCCATTAATGACTAGAGAACATATAATATATAGTGCTTCTAGACAATTTCTAGAAGGAGATGTTCAGCACTGGTGGCATCCAGGAGTTGACAGTGGTATAAGAACTAGATTTTCTGATGATTTGTTATGGCTACCATATGTTACAGCAGATTATATAAATAGGACTGGAGATTATAGTATACTTGATGAAGAAGCTTATTATCTAGAAGATAGACCGTTAGATGAAGGTGAAGATGAAAGATATACTATATCAAAACGTTCAGATATAAAAGGCTCTATTTATGAACACTGTATAAAAGCTATAGAAAGAGGATTGAAATTTGGACCTCATAACATACCATTAATGGGATCAGGTGATTGGAATGATGGTATGAGCGAGGTAGGTAATAAAGGAAAAGGTGAAAGTGTATGGTTAGGATGGTTTCTATATAGTATATTAGATAATTTTAAAGACATATGTAAATGGAAAGAAGATTCTTCTAGAGCTGAAAAGTATACTGAAATGAAAGAGTTTATAAGAGAAAACCTAGAGGAAAATGCATGGGATGGAAGTTGGTATAGGAGAGCATATTTTGATGATGGTACTCCATTAGGATCAATAGAAAATGATGAATGCCAAATAGATTCATTATCACAATCTTGGGCTATTATATCAAAGGCAGGAAATGAAAATAGAGTTAAAGATGCTATGAATGCATTAGAAAAATATCTAATAAAAGAAGATATAGGTATGGTGTTTTTGCTTACACCGCCTTTTGATAATGGTAGAGAAGAACCTGGATATATAAAGGGATATGTTCCAGGGGTACGTGAAAATGGAGGACAATATACTCATGCATCAACTTGGGTAGTTTTAGCTATGACAGAATTAGGTTATGGAGATAAAGCATTAAAAGTATATAATATGTTAAATCCAATAAATCATACAAAATCTTACTATGAGTGTGAAAGATATAAAGTAGAACCTTATGTAATGACAGCGGATGTATATGGAAGAGAGCCTCATGTAGGAAGAGGAGGTTGGAGTTGGTATACAGGTACTTCAGGATGGATGTATAGAGTTGCTATTGAAGGAATATTAGGACTAAAATTTAAAGGCGAAAAAGGTTTTACTGTAGAACCATGTATACCTAATGATTGGAAAGAGTTCGAGATTGAGTATACTAAGGGAAAGTGTAAATATACTATAAAAGTTATAAAAGGTATTAGTAATAAAATTAAAATTGATGGAAAAGAGTTATTAGACAAAGTAATTCCATACTTTGAATCTGGAACTTATGAGGTAGAAGTTACAATAGAATAA
- the trpS gene encoding tryptophan--tRNA ligase, with protein MEQQESKQIIFSGIQPSGNLTLGNYLGALKNWVKLQDKYDCYFCIVDLHAITVKQEPKNLRKRTLELLSIYIAAGIDPDKNTLFIQSHVPAHSELGWLLNCNTYMGELGRMTQYKDKSQRYGNNISAGLFNYPVLMAADILLYQADLVPVGGDQKQHLEITRDIAERFNNAYSPTFKIPDPYIPEAGAKIMDLQDPSKKMSKSSDNPNSYILIMDPPEVIRKKISRTVTDSIGIVKYSDDQPGIKNLMTILNVITGKTFEEIEKLYEGQGYAQFKKDVAEAIVSELEPIQKKVNDLISDKTYLENIYKAGAEKANYIANKTLRKVQKKIGFIPR; from the coding sequence ATGGAACAACAAGAATCAAAACAAATAATTTTTAGTGGCATACAACCATCTGGGAATCTTACTTTAGGAAACTACTTAGGAGCATTAAAAAACTGGGTAAAACTTCAAGATAAATATGATTGTTATTTTTGTATAGTTGATTTACATGCTATAACTGTAAAGCAAGAACCTAAAAACTTAAGAAAAAGAACTCTAGAACTTTTATCCATATATATAGCTGCAGGAATTGATCCTGATAAAAACACATTATTTATCCAATCTCATGTACCCGCTCACAGCGAACTTGGATGGCTTCTAAACTGCAATACATATATGGGTGAATTAGGTCGAATGACTCAATATAAAGACAAATCACAAAGATATGGTAACAATATAAGTGCCGGTCTTTTCAATTACCCTGTATTAATGGCTGCAGATATTTTGTTATATCAAGCCGATTTAGTCCCTGTAGGGGGAGATCAGAAGCAACACCTAGAAATAACTCGTGATATAGCTGAAAGATTTAACAATGCATACAGTCCTACTTTTAAAATTCCTGATCCATATATTCCTGAGGCAGGAGCTAAAATTATGGACTTACAAGACCCTAGCAAAAAAATGTCTAAGTCTTCTGATAATCCTAATTCTTATATCTTAATTATGGATCCACCAGAAGTCATTAGAAAAAAAATAAGTAGAACAGTTACAGATAGTATTGGTATAGTTAAATACTCTGATGATCAACCTGGAATAAAAAATTTAATGACTATATTAAATGTAATTACCGGTAAAACTTTTGAAGAAATAGAAAAACTATATGAAGGTCAAGGATATGCTCAATTTAAAAAGGATGTTGCAGAAGCAATAGTTTCTGAATTAGAACCAATTCAAAAGAAAGTTAATGACTTAATTTCAGATAAAACTTACCTTGAAAATATATATAAAGCTGGAGCAGAAAAAGCAAATTACATTGCTAATAAAACTCTTAGAAAAGTTCAAAAGAAAATAGGATTTATTCCACGCTAG
- a CDS encoding Cof-type HAD-IIB family hydrolase: MYKLIAIDMDGTLLRKDKSISNTTYKAIQKAKEKDVKIVLSTGRPVQGVSKALDFLDLNNKNTYIVSCSGALVKCASGEIISENNLSFEEVNYLYNLSKELNINLNAVTHNNFLTPSFNFTTEVESYMTNLPVKVVDFENLDKNIPINRIAFINETENFINRLKNILKYKKIDLKYNLQNTNVSNKSDSLFSSEENLPKELYERFTVLKPTSNTLEILNKNVNKGTGVASLAEKLGIKREDIICIGDSGNDIHMLKYAGLGVAMGNAFPEVKAIADYVTLSNEEDGVAHVINKFILQEEDLL, encoded by the coding sequence ATGTATAAATTGATAGCTATCGATATGGATGGCACATTATTACGAAAAGATAAAAGTATATCTAATACAACTTATAAAGCAATCCAAAAAGCTAAAGAAAAAGATGTTAAAATTGTTTTATCTACAGGAAGGCCTGTCCAAGGTGTTAGCAAAGCATTAGACTTTTTAGATTTAAATAATAAAAATACTTATATTGTGTCTTGCAGTGGAGCATTAGTTAAATGCGCTTCTGGAGAAATAATATCTGAAAACAACTTATCTTTTGAAGAAGTTAATTATCTATATAACCTTTCAAAAGAGTTAAATATAAATTTAAATGCTGTAACTCATAACAATTTTTTAACTCCATCCTTTAATTTCACTACTGAAGTTGAATCCTACATGACTAATCTCCCAGTAAAAGTAGTTGATTTTGAAAATTTAGATAAAAATATCCCTATAAACAGAATTGCTTTTATAAATGAAACCGAGAACTTTATAAATAGGCTAAAAAATATACTAAAATATAAAAAAATAGATCTTAAATACAATCTACAGAACACTAATGTATCCAATAAAAGTGATAGTTTGTTTTCTAGTGAAGAAAATCTTCCTAAAGAATTATATGAAAGATTTACCGTACTAAAACCTACTTCAAATACATTAGAAATATTAAATAAAAACGTAAATAAAGGAACAGGAGTAGCTTCCCTTGCAGAAAAACTTGGTATAAAGAGGGAGGATATTATATGCATAGGTGACTCCGGAAATGACATCCATATGTTAAAATATGCTGGGTTAGGTGTTGCCATGGGAAATGCATTTCCAGAAGTAAAAGCTATTGCTGATTATGTAACTCTTTCAAATGAAGAAGATGGAGTAGCTCATGTCATAAATAAATTTATACTACAAGAAGAAGATTTATTATAA